From the genome of Geoglobus ahangari, one region includes:
- a CDS encoding ferritin-like domain-containing protein yields the protein MVSDELRELLNRAIAREMQVSIQYMWQHVLAKGFEGEVVKAQLRAIALVEMRHAELIAERLSYLGGEPTTTPDQITIGKTVREMIELDKKAEEEAIELYRKIIKKAMEEEDYTTAKLFEQILEEEEAHHDYFSSILGE from the coding sequence ATGGTTAGCGACGAGCTTAGGGAGTTGCTCAACAGGGCGATCGCCAGGGAGATGCAGGTGTCCATCCAGTACATGTGGCAGCATGTCCTCGCGAAGGGCTTTGAGGGAGAGGTGGTGAAGGCCCAGCTCAGGGCAATAGCGCTCGTGGAGATGAGACACGCGGAGCTCATCGCCGAGAGGCTTAGCTACCTCGGAGGAGAGCCAACAACCACTCCAGACCAGATAACGATCGGGAAAACCGTGAGGGAGATGATCGAGCTCGACAAGAAGGCTGAGGAGGAGGCTATAGAGCTCTACAGGAAGATCATAAAGAAGGCCATGGAAGAAGAAGACTACACAACAGCAAAGCTCTTCGAGCAGATCCTCGAAGAGGAGGAGGCGCACCACGACTACTTCTCGTCAATCCTCGGGGAATAA
- a CDS encoding methytransferase partner Trm112 encodes MRRSLLDILACPTCKGELRLEVHEENEEEVLFGRLICDSCGVDYPIENGIPNLLPVELREKL; translated from the coding sequence ATGAGGAGGAGCCTTCTTGACATTCTCGCATGCCCTACCTGCAAGGGCGAGCTGAGGCTTGAGGTTCACGAGGAAAATGAGGAAGAGGTGCTTTTCGGCAGGCTGATATGCGACAGCTGTGGTGTAGACTACCCGATTGAGAACGGGATACCGAACCTTCTTCCGGTGGAGCTGAGGGAGAAGCTATGA